One window from the genome of Cucumis melo cultivar AY chromosome 12, USDA_Cmelo_AY_1.0, whole genome shotgun sequence encodes:
- the LOC127144151 gene encoding uncharacterized protein LOC127144151 — protein sequence MNRFVEHQMLTTFKEFRTDCHRHFKKYSDPEEARANPPNALVGRDEDWHFLCDHYINRAFQEQSRTNKAAKQKQPYNHSSGSKSFLQRQYELTERRWQPVDRIISRSLLNHSDYSSFSSSEINTLRP from the exons atgaacaggtttgttgagcatcagatgctcacgacctttaaagagtttcggaccgactgtcatagacatttcaaaaagtacagcgacccggaggaggctcgtgccaacccaccaaacgcattggttggacgtgatgaggattggcacttcctctgcgaccattatatcaaccgtgcattccag gagcaatcacggacaaacaaggctgctaaacagaagcagccttacaatcatagtagcgggtccaagtcgtttctacaacgacagtatgagctcaCTGAAAGAAGATggcagccggtcgatcgt ATAATCTCTCGATCATTACTTAATCATTCAGATTACTCATCATTTAGTTCATCAGAGATCAACACATTGAGACCATAG
- the LOC103500099 gene encoding transcription factor TGA9-like, with product MANQHSATLPNFHGIIHHNPSLPFINPEGSAFDFGELEEAIVLQGVKLGNDEPKSPNFLTGRPAATLEMFPSWPIRFQQTPTLGGGSKSESTDSGSANINNTLTSKIELEMESGSPINRRTCSSNQGLFDQNHHHHHHLLHLQHLQSEFEDDALRTEASSQQNQSPLKEKRKGGGSTSERQLDAKTLRRLAQNREAARKSRLRKKAYIQQLESSRIKLSQLEQDLHRARSQGLFVGACGGVMGGNISSGAAIFDMEYARWLDEDHRLMAELRAALQGHLPDGDLRAIVDSYISHYDEIFHLKGVAAKSDVFHLITGMWMTPAERCFLWIGGFRPSKLIEMLIPQIDTLTEQQAMGICNLQRSSQETEDALYQGLEQLQHSLIITIAGTAVVDGINHMALAAGKLSNLEGFIRQADMLRQQTLHQLHRILTVRQAARCFVVIGEYYGRLRALSSLWVSRPRESSCLNDESSCQTTTELQMIQNSHTHFPNF from the exons ATGGCCAATCAACACTCTGCAACTTTGCCAAATTTCCATGGAATAATTCATCATAATCCTTCTCTTCCTTTCAT aaaTCCAGAAGGCTCAGCTTTTGATTTTGGAGAGCTGGAAGAAGCTATTGTTTTGCAGGGGGTTAAGCTTGGAAATGATGAACCCAAATCTCCaa ATTTTCTTACAGGAAGGCCTGCAGCTACTCTTGAAATGTTCCCTTCTTGGCCAATAAGGTTTCAACAAACCCCAACATTG GGAGGAGGTTCAAAGTCAGAGAGCACAGATTCAGGATCAGCTAATATAAACAATACTCTCACAAGCAAAATAGAATTAGAAATGGAATCTGGATCACCAATAAATAGAAGAACGTGTTCTTCAAATCAAGGATTATTTGATcaaaatcatcatcatcatcatcatcttcttcatcttcaacaTCTTCAATCAGAATTTGAAGATGATGCTTTGAGAACAGAAGCATCGTCACAACAAAATCAATCTCCACTCAAAGAAAAg AGGAAAGGAGGTGGTTCAACTTCGGAGAGACAGCTTGATGCCAAG ACACTGAGACGATTGGCTCAAAACAGAGAAGCGGCAAGAAAGAGCCGATTGAGGAAGAAG GCTTATATTCAGCAGCTAGAGTCTAGTAGAATCAAGCTCTCTCAGCTTGAACAAGACCTCCATAGAGCTCGTTCTCAG GGATTGTTTGTAGGTGCTTGCGGTGGCGTAATGGGTGGCAATATCAGCTCTG GAGCTGCAATATTTGACATGGAGTACGCACGGTGGCTAGACGAAGACCACCGTTTGATGGCAGAGCTACGGGCCGCACTACAGGGGCATCTCCCCGATGGCGATCTTCGGGCAATAGTAGACAGTTACATCTCTCACTACGACGAAATATTTCACCTGAAAGGCGTGGCAGCAAAATCGGACGTGTTTCATTTGATTACAGGAATGTGGATGACTCCAGCAGAGCGTTGTTTCCTGTGGATTGGCGGGTTTCGACCATCAAAACTCATAGAG ATGCTAATTCCACAAATAGACACATTAACGGAGCAACAAGCAATGGGAATATGTAATTTGCAAAGATCTTCACAAGAAACAGAGGATGCTCTTTATCAAGGCCTTGAGCAGTTGCAGCACTCTCTCATTATCACTATCGCCGGCACCGCCGTTGTCGACGGTATCAATCATATGGCTCTTGCCGCCGGCAAGCTCTCCAATCTTGAAGGCTTCATCCGCCAG GCTGATATGTTGAGACAACAAACACTTCATCAGTTACATCGGATATTGACAGTACGACAGGCAGCTAGATGTTTTGTGGTAATTGGAGAGTATTATGGAAGACTTCGAGCTCTTAGTTCCTTGTGGGTGTCACGACCAAGAGA GAGCAGCTGCTTGAACGATGAAAGTTCATGCCAAACAACAACAGAGCTGCAAATGATTCAGAATTCCCACACCCATTTCCCAAACTTTTGA